From Kineosporia succinea, the proteins below share one genomic window:
- a CDS encoding acyl-CoA thioesterase — MTDVTPGTDVLTGVLSLEHLGTDAFEGITGPCPWPKAYGGDLVAQAAAAAMRTAGDDRSLNSMHSYFLRPADIGAGVRYEVERLRDGRGYSTRQVRATQNGKLIYTALASFSTGEPGGGYTPAIPDLPGPESLPSSAEYLRDHPRAPEASREYWSHGRGFDLRHVPSPVYVEVDGDREPQQAVWVRPFAPLPEVPGLSPGQRDTAALAYVCDYTILEPVLRVLGLAWADPGLVTASLDHAMWFHRPAELGDWLLYAQDAQSAQRGRGLARGRFFTRDGTLLATVVQEGLIRSTATSTTKEEPS; from the coding sequence GTGACCGACGTGACCCCGGGAACCGACGTCCTCACCGGCGTCCTCAGTCTGGAACACCTGGGCACCGACGCCTTCGAGGGCATCACCGGGCCCTGCCCGTGGCCCAAGGCCTACGGTGGCGACCTGGTCGCGCAGGCGGCCGCGGCCGCGATGCGCACCGCCGGCGACGACCGCTCCCTGAACTCGATGCACAGCTACTTCCTGCGCCCGGCCGACATCGGCGCCGGGGTGCGGTACGAGGTCGAGCGGCTGCGCGACGGGCGCGGGTACTCCACGCGGCAGGTGCGGGCCACGCAGAACGGCAAGCTGATCTACACGGCGCTGGCCTCGTTCAGCACCGGGGAACCCGGCGGCGGCTACACCCCCGCGATCCCGGACCTCCCCGGGCCCGAGAGCCTGCCCAGCAGCGCCGAGTACCTGCGTGATCATCCCCGGGCCCCCGAGGCGTCGCGGGAGTACTGGTCGCACGGGCGCGGTTTCGACCTGCGGCACGTGCCCTCCCCGGTCTACGTCGAGGTCGACGGCGACCGCGAGCCGCAGCAGGCGGTGTGGGTGCGGCCCTTCGCGCCCCTGCCCGAGGTGCCGGGCCTGAGCCCCGGTCAGCGCGACACCGCCGCGCTGGCCTACGTCTGCGACTACACCATTCTCGAGCCGGTGCTGCGGGTGCTCGGTCTGGCCTGGGCCGATCCCGGCCTGGTCACCGCCAGTCTCGACCACGCCATGTGGTTCCACCGCCCGGCCGAGCTCGGCGACTGGCTGCTCTACGCCCAGGACGCCCAGTCCGCCCAGCGCGGGCGGGGTCTGGCCCGGGGTCGCTTCTTCACCCGCGACGGCACCCTCCTGGCCACCGTGGTCCAGGAGGGGCTGATCCGCAGCACCGCGACCAGCACCACGAAAGAGGAACCGTCATGA
- a CDS encoding PaaX family transcriptional regulator: protein MSAEDEPDEGAGRAAPRSLIVTAYGLYARRTGGWMSVAGLIRLMGSLDVDAPAVRSSILRLKRRGVLEPERRDGVAGYTLSGEGLGILEEGDRRIFEHPRASLADGWLVAVFSIPESERSKRHLLRSRLTWLGFGTVSSGVWIAPGHLDADTRAVLARDGLDGFVTLFRSDYLGFGQVEKEAAAWWDLAGLAAQYEEFISVWTPRLAAWEGDDAAAFRDYLTALTRWRRLPFLDPGLPVEVVGEDWAGERAARLFTRLGHAWSEPAGRHARQVLEN from the coding sequence GTGAGCGCGGAGGACGAACCGGACGAGGGCGCGGGCCGGGCGGCTCCCCGCAGCCTGATCGTGACCGCGTACGGGCTGTACGCCCGGCGCACCGGCGGCTGGATGAGCGTGGCCGGGCTGATCCGCCTGATGGGCTCGCTCGACGTCGACGCCCCGGCCGTGCGCTCGTCCATCCTGCGCCTCAAGCGCCGCGGCGTGCTCGAACCCGAACGCCGCGACGGCGTGGCCGGGTACACGCTCTCCGGCGAGGGCCTGGGCATCCTCGAGGAGGGCGACCGCCGCATCTTCGAGCACCCCCGCGCCTCGCTCGCCGACGGCTGGCTCGTGGCCGTGTTCAGCATCCCCGAGTCCGAGCGCAGCAAACGGCACCTCCTGCGCAGCCGGCTCACCTGGCTGGGGTTCGGCACGGTCTCCTCCGGGGTCTGGATCGCGCCCGGGCACCTGGACGCCGACACCCGCGCGGTGCTCGCCCGCGACGGGCTGGACGGGTTCGTCACGCTCTTCCGCAGCGACTACCTGGGCTTCGGGCAGGTCGAGAAGGAAGCCGCGGCCTGGTGGGACCTGGCCGGCCTGGCCGCCCAGTACGAGGAGTTCATCAGCGTCTGGACACCCCGCCTCGCCGCCTGGGAGGGCGACGACGCGGCCGCCTTCCGCGACTACCTCACCGCCCTCACCCGGTGGCGCCGCCTGCCGTTCCTCGACCCCGGCCTGCCCGTCGAGGTGGTCGGCGAGGACTGGGCCGGAGAACGCGCAGCGCGCCTGTTCACCCGCCTCGGCCACGCCTGGTCCGAGCCGGCCGGACGGCACGCCCGCCAGGTCCTAGAGAACTGA
- a CDS encoding cupin domain-containing protein has product MNFEGFELDGDPTPWALPDGRLMPVVTRAGEEDGRTSHSGGAVRISGVSIQHTPARRLWYGKVLNDAGFRSVPHHHGEAETGGYVLSGRARIYYGHAYEEYVDLETGDWVFVPPFLPHVECNMSTTEELVWLTTRTPENLVVNFDDVPDTDLSGYRRP; this is encoded by the coding sequence ATGAACTTCGAGGGCTTCGAGCTGGACGGCGATCCGACCCCCTGGGCGCTGCCCGACGGCCGCCTCATGCCCGTGGTCACGCGGGCCGGTGAGGAGGACGGGCGCACCTCGCACTCCGGCGGGGCGGTGCGCATCTCCGGCGTGAGCATCCAGCACACGCCCGCCCGCCGGCTCTGGTACGGGAAGGTGCTCAACGACGCGGGTTTCCGCTCGGTGCCGCACCACCACGGCGAGGCCGAGACCGGCGGCTACGTGCTGTCGGGCCGGGCGCGCATCTACTACGGGCACGCCTACGAGGAGTACGTCGACCTCGAGACCGGCGACTGGGTGTTCGTGCCGCCGTTCCTGCCGCACGTGGAGTGCAACATGTCCACCACCGAGGAACTCGTCTGGCTCACCACCCGCACCCCGGAGAACCTGGTGGTCAACTTCGACGACGTGCCCGACACCGACCTGAGCGGATACCGCCGCCCGTGA
- a CDS encoding phenylacetate--CoA ligase family protein, with the protein MPTSTVQPSFWNPKTECMPREQLQALQLVKLRAVAEWAAARSPFYRRTFAAAGFEPSQLKTLDDLRRIPILTREEWMLSQNAHPPYGELPVAGPLSAIRVHTTSGTSGRTPLRALDSRKDWSWAAEMWAYALWGMGIRPHDVGYLAFGYGSFIGFWGLHNGLEKIGALTVPGGAQNTAARVRQIVDFGATVVATTPTYALRMAQEAENLGIDLPASAVTRLVLSGEPAGSIVETKALIERLWGAKAFDSAGMTEISTIFMFEPENQPGGCHIIEDHFVEEVIDPVSGEPVGYGERGERVCTSFGRSLIPLLRYRTADLVVRQPAAFANNGRTWDLYEGGIVGRADDMKLVRGTNVYPGAIEAIVRGHEGIEEFQIRIERRGLRDEVVLQVETHPGLDDAAWLELAGAMGARLAEAHEGLRFILERAGTGQLPRFELKAKRLSDLRPVAEHTSVRASA; encoded by the coding sequence ATGCCGACGAGCACGGTGCAACCGAGCTTCTGGAACCCCAAGACCGAGTGCATGCCGCGCGAGCAGCTCCAGGCCCTGCAACTGGTCAAGCTCCGCGCGGTCGCCGAGTGGGCCGCCGCCCGCAGCCCGTTCTACCGGCGCACGTTCGCCGCCGCCGGTTTCGAGCCCTCTCAGCTGAAGACGCTCGACGACCTGCGGCGCATCCCGATCCTGACCCGTGAGGAGTGGATGCTCAGCCAGAACGCGCACCCGCCCTACGGGGAACTGCCGGTCGCCGGGCCGCTCAGCGCGATCCGCGTGCACACCACCAGCGGCACCTCCGGACGCACGCCCCTGCGTGCCCTGGACTCGCGCAAGGACTGGTCGTGGGCCGCCGAGATGTGGGCCTACGCGCTGTGGGGCATGGGCATCCGCCCGCACGACGTCGGTTATCTGGCCTTCGGCTACGGCTCGTTCATCGGGTTCTGGGGCCTGCACAACGGACTCGAGAAGATCGGCGCCCTCACCGTTCCCGGCGGCGCGCAGAACACCGCGGCCCGGGTGCGCCAGATCGTCGACTTCGGCGCCACCGTCGTGGCCACCACGCCGACCTACGCGCTGCGCATGGCCCAGGAGGCCGAGAACCTGGGCATCGATCTGCCCGCGAGCGCGGTGACGCGTCTGGTGCTGTCGGGTGAGCCGGCCGGCTCGATCGTGGAGACGAAGGCGCTGATCGAGCGGTTGTGGGGGGCGAAGGCGTTCGACAGTGCGGGGATGACGGAGATCTCGACGATCTTCATGTTCGAGCCGGAGAACCAGCCCGGTGGCTGTCACATCATCGAGGACCACTTCGTGGAGGAGGTCATCGATCCGGTCTCGGGTGAGCCGGTGGGGTACGGCGAGCGCGGTGAGCGGGTGTGCACGTCGTTCGGGCGCAGCCTGATCCCGCTGTTGCGGTACCGGACGGCGGATCTGGTGGTGCGTCAGCCGGCGGCGTTCGCGAACAACGGGCGCACGTGGGACCTGTACGAGGGCGGGATCGTGGGCCGGGCCGACGACATGAAGCTGGTGCGGGGCACGAACGTGTACCCGGGGGCGATCGAGGCGATCGTGCGCGGGCACGAGGGGATCGAGGAGTTCCAGATCCGGATCGAGCGGCGGGGGCTGCGCGACGAGGTGGTGCTGCAGGTGGAGACGCATCCCGGTCTCGACGACGCGGCCTGGCTGGAGCTGGCGGGGGCGATGGGTGCCCGGCTGGCGGAGGCGCACGAGGGGCTGCGGTTCATCCTGGAGCGGGCGGGGACGGGGCAGTTGCCGCGGTTCGAGCTGAAGGCCAAGCGGCTGAGCGATCTTCGGCCGGTGGCCGAGCACACCAGTGTGCGCGCGAGCGCCTGA
- a CDS encoding bifunctional salicylyl-CoA 5-hydroxylase/oxidoreductase — protein sequence MRIAVVGGGPAGLYFAALARRLDPTHEITVWERNAPDDTFGFGVVFSDETLGGIENADTAFYASMEATFARWSDIDIHLDGERHTVGGQGFAAMSRHRLLELLQRRCEELGVRVHYRSPAPDVDELRAGYDLVVASDGLNSAVRARYAQDFGPDLDVRRNKYMWLATDRVFEAFQFFVRTTEWGTMQVHGYPFGDSGSTFIVEMHEDVWERAGFTEGSFAPGESDTAAITRVEEIFADALDGHQLLANNSKWLNFTTVRCERWSTGNVVLLGDAAHTAHFSIGSGTKLAMEDALALVACLHEQPTTAAALAAYEAERRPVVESTQRAAQASLEWFENIGVYAGQDPVQFGFNLLTRSRRITFDNLRTRDAAFAAKVQERFAAGCAADPLTPAMFQPFALGPVPLRNRVLVSAMDMYSATDGVPGDFHLVHLGSKALGGAGLVMTEMVCVSPAGRITPGCTGLWSPEQEESWRRVVDFAHTSPGAKIGVQLGHSGRKGSTRLMWEGIDEPLTDGGWDVVGPSAVPYGPGSAVPREITRAEMDAVRDDFVAAARRAASAGFDVLEVHCAHGYLLSSFLSPLANRRTDAYGGSLENRLRFPLEVFDAVRAVWPAGRALLVRLSATDWVPGGTTIDDAVAIARAFAEHGADGIDVSSGQVAKEERPAYGRSYQTPLADRIRHELGDGVAVIAVGAISSYDDVNSILLAGRADLCALGRTHLYDPQWTLHAAAEQEYRGPGAPWPLPFAAGRRKPPSARTDAVRPRLSLLRADGPGDRTHVRWRPLPAGQDVLAGR from the coding sequence ATGAGGATCGCCGTCGTCGGGGGCGGCCCGGCCGGGCTGTACTTCGCCGCCCTGGCCCGCCGGCTCGACCCCACCCACGAGATCACCGTGTGGGAACGCAACGCCCCCGACGACACCTTCGGCTTCGGGGTGGTCTTCTCCGACGAGACCCTGGGCGGCATCGAGAACGCCGACACCGCCTTCTACGCGAGCATGGAGGCCACGTTCGCGCGCTGGAGCGACATCGACATCCACCTCGACGGCGAACGCCACACCGTCGGCGGGCAGGGCTTCGCCGCGATGAGCCGGCACCGGCTGCTGGAACTGCTGCAGCGCCGCTGCGAGGAACTCGGCGTGCGGGTGCACTACCGCTCCCCCGCGCCCGACGTGGACGAGCTGCGCGCCGGGTACGACCTGGTGGTGGCCTCGGACGGGCTGAACTCGGCCGTGCGGGCCCGCTACGCGCAGGACTTCGGGCCGGACCTGGACGTGCGGCGCAACAAGTACATGTGGCTGGCCACCGACCGGGTGTTCGAGGCGTTCCAGTTCTTCGTGCGCACCACCGAGTGGGGCACGATGCAGGTGCACGGGTACCCGTTCGGCGACAGCGGTTCCACGTTCATCGTCGAGATGCACGAAGACGTCTGGGAACGGGCCGGTTTCACCGAGGGCTCGTTCGCACCCGGGGAGTCCGACACCGCCGCCATCACCCGGGTGGAGGAGATCTTCGCCGACGCACTGGACGGGCACCAGCTGCTGGCGAACAACTCGAAGTGGCTGAACTTCACCACCGTGCGCTGCGAGCGCTGGAGCACCGGCAACGTGGTGCTGCTGGGCGACGCGGCCCACACCGCGCACTTCTCGATCGGCTCGGGCACCAAGCTGGCCATGGAGGACGCGCTGGCCCTGGTCGCCTGCCTGCACGAGCAGCCCACCACGGCCGCGGCGCTCGCGGCGTACGAGGCCGAGCGGCGGCCGGTGGTGGAGTCGACGCAGCGGGCGGCGCAGGCGTCGCTGGAGTGGTTCGAGAACATCGGCGTGTACGCCGGGCAGGACCCGGTGCAGTTCGGTTTCAATCTCCTGACCCGTTCGCGGCGGATCACCTTCGACAACCTGCGCACGCGCGACGCGGCGTTCGCGGCGAAGGTGCAGGAGCGGTTCGCGGCCGGTTGCGCGGCGGACCCGCTGACCCCGGCCATGTTCCAGCCGTTCGCACTGGGCCCGGTGCCGCTGCGCAACCGGGTGCTGGTCTCGGCGATGGACATGTACTCGGCCACCGACGGGGTGCCCGGCGACTTCCACCTGGTGCACCTGGGCTCGAAGGCGCTGGGTGGGGCCGGGCTGGTGATGACCGAGATGGTCTGCGTGTCCCCGGCGGGCCGGATCACGCCGGGCTGCACCGGGTTGTGGTCGCCGGAGCAGGAGGAGTCGTGGCGGCGGGTGGTCGACTTCGCCCACACCTCGCCGGGCGCGAAGATCGGCGTGCAGCTGGGGCATTCCGGGCGCAAGGGCTCGACCCGGCTGATGTGGGAGGGCATCGACGAGCCGCTGACCGACGGCGGCTGGGACGTGGTGGGGCCCTCGGCCGTGCCGTACGGGCCGGGCTCGGCCGTGCCGCGGGAGATCACGCGGGCGGAGATGGACGCGGTGCGCGACGATTTCGTGGCGGCGGCGCGCCGGGCCGCGAGCGCCGGGTTCGACGTGCTCGAGGTGCACTGCGCGCACGGCTACCTGCTCTCGTCGTTCCTGTCGCCGCTGGCCAACCGGCGCACCGACGCCTACGGCGGCAGCCTCGAGAACCGGCTGCGGTTCCCGCTGGAGGTCTTCGACGCGGTGCGCGCGGTGTGGCCGGCCGGGCGGGCGCTGCTGGTGCGGCTGTCCGCGACCGACTGGGTGCCGGGCGGCACCACGATCGACGACGCCGTGGCGATCGCCCGGGCGTTCGCGGAGCACGGGGCCGACGGGATCGACGTGTCGTCGGGTCAGGTGGCCAAGGAGGAGCGGCCGGCCTACGGGCGTTCGTACCAGACACCGCTCGCCGACCGGATCCGCCACGAGCTGGGTGACGGCGTGGCCGTGATCGCGGTGGGCGCGATCTCCTCGTACGACGACGTGAACTCGATCCTGCTGGCCGGGCGCGCCGACCTGTGCGCCCTGGGCCGCACTCACCTGTACGACCCGCAGTGGACGCTGCACGCGGCCGCCGAGCAGGAGTACCGGGGTCCGGGGGCGCCCTGGCCGCTGCCGTTCGCGGCCGGGCGGCGCAAGCCCCCCTCGGCGCGCACGGACGCGGTGCGCCCACGGCTGTCGCTGCTGCGCGCGGACGGGCCGGGCGACCGGACCCACGTGCGCTGGCGCCCGCTCCCTGCCGGCCAGGACGTGCTGGCCGGCCGATAG
- a CDS encoding acetamidase/formamidase family protein, protein MTTLDRPGSGYAALQPLSSSPGAYLPATPSTTQWGRLPSDADAPVLTVDPGTTVVVDTVSHEGILEDQGRDPVAFFAGHGVGRDRVLDDAVLIAAEGEHDRTGGPHVVTGPIEIRGARPGDLVAVRIGDLVPRTDYGVISSRHGRGLLPERFPHGNSVFCLVENLTRGIAQARATLPLTAGAGSRPVRFPIAPFLGVMGVATPGSRLSSTPPGLHGGNIDVRLLVTGTTLFLPVQVAGAGFYVGDPHFAQGNGEVALTALEAPLRATLTLGLVPKEVAQERFSGVRGPFALTDEFLVPTGLDEDLDVAVSKCGENAVAMLGSVFGMAPELAYAYLSAATDFEISQVVDLVKGSHARIRLSDFPFSTISAQEFVR, encoded by the coding sequence ATGACCACCCTTGACCGGCCCGGCTCCGGATACGCCGCACTGCAGCCCCTCTCGAGCTCGCCGGGCGCCTACCTGCCGGCCACCCCGTCCACCACGCAGTGGGGCCGCCTGCCCAGCGACGCCGACGCGCCCGTGCTCACCGTCGACCCGGGCACCACCGTCGTCGTCGACACGGTCAGCCACGAGGGCATCCTCGAGGACCAGGGCCGTGACCCGGTCGCCTTCTTCGCCGGTCACGGGGTGGGGCGCGATCGCGTGCTCGACGACGCCGTGCTGATCGCGGCCGAGGGCGAGCACGACCGCACCGGCGGCCCGCACGTGGTCACCGGCCCGATCGAGATCCGCGGCGCGCGGCCCGGTGACCTGGTGGCCGTGCGCATCGGTGACCTGGTGCCGCGCACCGACTACGGCGTCATCTCCAGCCGTCACGGCCGCGGTCTGCTGCCCGAGCGATTTCCCCACGGCAACAGCGTCTTCTGCCTGGTCGAGAACCTGACCCGGGGGATCGCCCAGGCCCGTGCCACCCTGCCGCTGACCGCCGGGGCCGGATCACGGCCCGTGCGGTTCCCGATCGCCCCGTTCCTGGGTGTCATGGGCGTGGCCACCCCCGGCTCCCGGCTCAGCAGCACCCCTCCCGGCCTGCACGGCGGCAACATCGACGTGCGGCTGCTCGTCACCGGCACCACGCTGTTCCTGCCGGTGCAGGTCGCCGGCGCCGGGTTCTACGTCGGTGACCCGCATTTCGCGCAGGGCAACGGTGAGGTCGCGCTGACCGCGCTGGAGGCCCCGCTGCGGGCGACGCTCACGCTCGGGCTGGTGCCGAAGGAGGTGGCGCAGGAACGGTTCTCCGGGGTCCGGGGGCCGTTTGCGCTCACCGACGAGTTCCTGGTGCCGACCGGTCTGGACGAAGACCTCGACGTCGCGGTGAGCAAGTGCGGCGAGAATGCCGTGGCGATGCTGGGCTCGGTGTTCGGGATGGCCCCGGAGCTGGCCTACGCCTACCTGTCGGCGGCCACCGACTTCGAGATCTCCCAGGTCGTCGACCTGGTCAAGGGCTCGCACGCCCGGATCCGGCTCTCCGACTTCCCGTTCAGCACCATCAGCGCTCAGGAGTTCGTACGGTGA
- a CDS encoding DUF6052 family protein, protein MDLLDNELTLEETRLLEVYEKLRELAREGASPCVVAAARTALAPMAVAVTDLGLRFEHLVDEGV, encoded by the coding sequence ATGGACCTGCTGGACAACGAGCTGACGCTCGAGGAGACCCGGCTGCTCGAGGTGTACGAGAAGCTGCGGGAGCTGGCCCGCGAGGGGGCCAGCCCGTGTGTGGTGGCGGCGGCCCGTACGGCGCTGGCGCCGATGGCGGTGGCCGTGACCGATCTGGGGCTGCGGTTCGAGCATCTCGTCGACGAGGGCGTGTAG
- a CDS encoding fumarylacetoacetate hydrolase family protein translates to MRLASVRTPAGLRVGTVDGDQVVVHRDLAATSDDVIRGLVTPAQLTGGERVALDEVELASPVGRFNRDVLCTGWNYADHFYETQGAAEMPAHPNFFTRGPDSVIGPRDDIAWDPGLSQRYDYEAELALVIGTDGRSIAEDQAWKHVFGVLVANDVSLRDLQFRHGGQWLKGKSADRTCPLGPWITTLDEVDPSDLAISCRVNGELLQSASTAQMAFAVPRLLAELSRGMTLRAGDVVLTGTPSGIGNARDPQVRLAEGDVVETEIEGLGRLVNRVVRSVL, encoded by the coding sequence GTGCGGCTGGCCTCGGTGCGCACGCCGGCGGGGTTGCGGGTCGGGACGGTGGACGGCGACCAGGTCGTCGTCCACCGTGATCTGGCGGCCACGAGCGACGACGTGATCCGCGGGCTGGTGACGCCCGCGCAGCTGACCGGGGGTGAGCGGGTGGCTCTGGACGAGGTCGAGCTGGCCTCGCCGGTGGGGCGTTTCAATCGGGACGTGCTGTGCACCGGGTGGAACTACGCCGATCACTTCTACGAGACGCAGGGCGCGGCCGAGATGCCGGCGCACCCGAACTTCTTCACCCGGGGCCCGGACAGCGTGATCGGGCCGCGCGACGACATCGCCTGGGACCCGGGCCTGTCGCAGCGTTACGACTACGAGGCGGAGCTGGCGCTGGTGATCGGCACCGACGGCCGGTCGATCGCCGAGGACCAGGCCTGGAAGCACGTGTTCGGGGTGCTGGTGGCCAACGACGTGTCGTTGCGCGACCTGCAGTTCCGGCACGGCGGGCAGTGGCTGAAGGGCAAGAGTGCCGACCGGACGTGCCCGCTGGGGCCGTGGATCACGACTCTCGACGAGGTGGATCCGTCCGACCTGGCCATCAGCTGCCGGGTGAACGGGGAGCTGCTGCAGTCGGCCTCGACCGCGCAGATGGCGTTCGCGGTGCCGCGGTTGCTGGCCGAGCTGAGCCGGGGCATGACGTTGCGGGCCGGGGACGTGGTGCTGACCGGCACCCCGTCGGGCATCGGTAACGCGCGCGACCCGCAGGTGCGGCTGGCCGAGGGGGACGTGGTGGAGACGGAGATCGAGGGGCTGGGCCGTCTGGTGAACCGGGTCGTGCGCTCAGTTCTCTAG
- a CDS encoding RidA family protein yields MPNIPVNPASLPAPRGYSHGTLSGDTLYLGGQTALDADMEIVPGGIVEQFRQAFANVLATLREAGGVPEDLVSITIYLTDIPDYQAHGREIGEVWRELAGPVYPAMAGIGCTALWQPEAMIEILGVARIPSSRLVQPR; encoded by the coding sequence ATGCCGAACATCCCTGTGAACCCAGCGTCGTTGCCCGCACCGCGCGGCTATTCGCACGGCACCCTCAGCGGCGACACCCTCTACCTGGGCGGCCAGACCGCGCTCGACGCCGACATGGAGATCGTGCCCGGCGGCATCGTCGAGCAGTTCCGGCAGGCCTTCGCCAACGTGCTCGCCACCCTGCGCGAGGCCGGCGGGGTGCCCGAAGACCTGGTGAGCATCACGATCTACCTCACCGACATCCCCGACTACCAGGCCCACGGGCGCGAGATCGGCGAGGTCTGGCGCGAACTGGCCGGCCCGGTCTACCCGGCCATGGCCGGCATCGGCTGCACGGCCCTCTGGCAGCCCGAGGCGATGATCGAGATCCTGGGCGTGGCCCGGATCCCGTCGTCCCGTCTCGTGCAGCCCCGGTAG
- a CDS encoding FadR/GntR family transcriptional regulator → MNARRTVAPETLRLPPRAPETQLGSVSSEISAHLEKLIAVGDLAPGDRLPSERDLAAALGVSRASLREAMHELEAKHLLERRPGRGTTVLPAPERVQALYSQLSDAEHQLRDVAELRETIEPRLAELAALRATPAHLAELENLLREPLSGPRESLRLDLEFHLLLATASGNPLMSAVNTVVCSWTSATRLASHSTRYAREVSLLGHRAILEAVRAGDGPAARAAMTRHLADVAALTRDDIHRSENHDHP, encoded by the coding sequence GTGAACGCGCGCCGCACCGTTGCCCCCGAGACGCTGCGCCTGCCGCCCCGCGCCCCCGAGACCCAGCTCGGCAGTGTCAGTTCCGAGATCTCCGCCCATCTGGAGAAACTGATCGCCGTCGGGGACCTGGCGCCCGGCGACCGGCTGCCGTCCGAACGCGACCTGGCCGCCGCGCTGGGCGTCTCCCGGGCGTCCCTGCGTGAGGCCATGCACGAGCTCGAGGCCAAGCACCTGCTCGAACGCCGGCCCGGCCGGGGCACCACCGTGCTGCCCGCACCCGAACGCGTGCAGGCCCTGTACTCGCAGCTGTCCGACGCCGAGCACCAGCTGCGCGACGTGGCCGAGCTGCGCGAGACGATCGAACCGCGCCTGGCCGAGCTGGCGGCGCTGCGGGCCACGCCCGCCCACCTCGCCGAGCTCGAGAACCTCCTGCGGGAGCCCCTGTCCGGCCCCCGCGAGTCGCTGCGGCTGGACCTGGAGTTCCACCTCCTGCTGGCCACCGCGTCCGGCAACCCCCTGATGTCCGCTGTCAACACCGTCGTCTGCTCCTGGACCTCCGCCACCCGGCTGGCCTCGCACTCCACCCGCTACGCCCGCGAGGTCTCCCTCCTGGGCCACCGCGCGATCCTCGAGGCGGTGCGGGCCGGCGACGGCCCGGCCGCCCGGGCCGCGATGACCCGCCACCTGGCCGACGTCGCGGCCCTGACCCGCGACGACATTCACCGAAGCGAGAACCATGACCACCCTTGA